The Clostridioides difficile genome has a segment encoding these proteins:
- a CDS encoding ATP synthase subunit I, producing MDIKLLNQVRSVTKGIVIFDVILIVLMLITSTLSKPVFLGLIFGSIIAMLNFRLLAISLEKTVSLPAGKAQAYASAQYTIRLFIMAVVLFASAKVPHLNIIGTALGLLSTKFVILSKNFINKLKRKEA from the coding sequence TTGGATATAAAATTACTTAACCAAGTAAGGTCAGTAACAAAGGGTATAGTAATATTTGATGTAATTTTAATTGTGCTAATGTTGATAACATCAACATTAAGTAAGCCAGTATTTTTAGGACTTATATTTGGCTCTATAATAGCTATGTTAAATTTTAGATTATTAGCAATATCACTAGAAAAAACAGTGTCATTGCCAGCTGGAAAAGCACAAGCTTATGCATCAGCACAATATACCATTAGGCTATTTATAATGGCAGTTGTTCTATTTGCTTCAGCTAAGGTTCCACATTTAAATATAATCGGAACAGCACTAGGATTATTGAGTACCAAGTTTGTCATATTATCAAAAAACTTTATAAATAAATTAAAGAGGAAGGAGGCGTAA
- the atpB gene encoding F0F1 ATP synthase subunit A encodes MSQAHYYLIGNFKISETILVSWGIMAFLAIASYFLTRNLKKVPTSKVQIFLEFAVGGLAKMVTDVMGKNTVKRMPYMIPYIGSLFLFFACSNLSPLLGLRSPTTDLDTTAAWAMITFFMIYFAGVKFKGASYFKELAQPLAVMLPINIIGELARPISLSFRPFGNILGGTIIMGLFYQLLGFVSSLIPGLSIPIGQILIPVPLHLYFDLFAGLLQAYIFIMLTMVFISSAGELD; translated from the coding sequence ATGAGTCAAGCGCATTATTATCTCATAGGAAACTTTAAAATTAGTGAAACAATACTAGTGAGTTGGGGAATAATGGCCTTTTTAGCGATAGCATCTTATTTTTTAACTAGAAACTTAAAAAAAGTTCCAACTAGTAAAGTCCAAATATTTTTGGAATTTGCAGTAGGTGGTCTTGCTAAAATGGTTACAGATGTTATGGGTAAAAACACAGTAAAAAGAATGCCATATATGATACCATACATAGGAAGTTTGTTTTTATTTTTCGCGTGCTCAAATTTAAGCCCATTACTTGGATTAAGATCACCAACAACCGACCTAGATACAACTGCTGCATGGGCAATGATTACATTTTTTATGATTTATTTTGCAGGAGTTAAATTTAAAGGAGCATCATACTTTAAAGAATTGGCTCAACCACTTGCTGTAATGTTACCAATTAATATTATAGGTGAGTTAGCTAGACCAATATCATTAAGTTTCCGTCCATTTGGGAATATTTTAGGTGGAACAATTATAATGGGTCTATTTTATCAACTTTTAGGTTTTGTATCTAGTCTAATACCAGGATTATCAATACCAATTGGACAGATACTAATACCAGTTCCATTACACTTGTACTTCGATTTATTTGCAGGATTGTTACAAGCATATATATTTATAATGTTAACAATGGTGTTTATATCAAGTGCAGGAGAATTAGATTAA
- the yqeB gene encoding selenium-dependent molybdenum cofactor biosynthesis protein YqeB produces MKKCIVVRGAGDLATAVIYKLHNSGFKVVALEIEEPLAIRRQVSFCEAVYEKKVTIEGIECQLCKNKDEIEKTLSQDKVALIVDSKGEKIPEINPVVLIDGILAKKNLGTTKDMAPLTIALGPGFCAGEDVDLVIETMRGHNLGRIITKGRAEKNTGIPGAIKGISKERVMHSEHSGIMENVCKIGDIVEKGDLLCYINDYGKKHEVRATISGVLRGLLKDGAKVNKNLKILDIDPRKEEVKNAFTISDKARCIAGGVLEAILKNGIYPIN; encoded by the coding sequence ATGAAAAAATGTATAGTAGTAAGAGGAGCTGGAGATTTAGCAACAGCAGTTATATATAAGCTACACAATAGTGGTTTTAAAGTAGTTGCATTAGAAATAGAAGAGCCTTTAGCTATAAGAAGACAGGTTTCTTTTTGTGAGGCTGTATATGAAAAAAAAGTTACTATTGAAGGTATAGAGTGTCAACTTTGCAAAAACAAAGATGAAATTGAAAAAACGTTATCTCAAGATAAAGTAGCACTTATTGTAGACTCAAAAGGAGAAAAGATACCTGAGATAAATCCAGTTGTTTTAATTGATGGGATATTAGCTAAAAAAAATTTGGGTACAACTAAGGATATGGCTCCACTTACAATAGCTTTAGGACCTGGATTTTGTGCAGGAGAAGATGTTGATTTGGTTATAGAGACAATGAGAGGGCATAATCTAGGAAGAATAATAACTAAAGGTAGAGCTGAAAAAAATACAGGAATACCAGGTGCAATAAAAGGGATTTCTAAAGAGAGAGTAATGCACTCAGAACATAGTGGGATAATGGAAAATGTATGTAAGATAGGGGATATAGTTGAAAAGGGTGATTTACTTTGTTATATTAATGATTATGGAAAAAAACATGAAGTTAGAGCAACAATATCTGGAGTTCTTAGAGGATTATTAAAAGACGGAGCAAAAGTAAATAAAAATTTAAAGATACTAGACATAGACCCTAGAAAAGAGGAAGTTAAGAACGCTTTTACGATATCAGATAAAGCTAGATGTATAGCTGGAGGAGTTTTAGAGGCCATATTAAAAAATGGAATCTATCCAATAAATTAA
- the upp gene encoding uracil phosphoribosyltransferase — translation MSKVVETNHPLIQHKLTLMRDKNTGSKDFRELLTEIAMLMGYEITKDIPLKDVEIETPIQKTSSKVVAGKKLAIIPILRAGLGMVDGLVSLMPAAKVGHVGLYRDPETLKPVEYYCKLPQDIGERDIIVVDPMLATGGSAVAAIDLLKSKGAKSIKLANLVAAPEGIQEVQKYHDDVDIYVASIDEKLNEHGYIIPGLGDAGDRLFGTK, via the coding sequence ATGAGTAAAGTGGTAGAGACAAACCATCCATTAATACAGCATAAATTAACTTTAATGAGAGATAAAAATACTGGTTCTAAAGATTTTAGAGAGCTTTTAACTGAAATTGCAATGTTAATGGGATACGAAATAACAAAAGATATACCATTAAAAGATGTAGAAATAGAGACTCCTATTCAAAAAACATCATCTAAAGTTGTTGCAGGTAAAAAATTGGCTATAATTCCAATCTTAAGAGCAGGTCTTGGAATGGTAGATGGTTTAGTAAGTTTAATGCCAGCAGCAAAAGTTGGTCATGTAGGATTATATAGAGACCCAGAAACATTAAAACCAGTTGAATATTATTGTAAACTTCCTCAAGACATAGGAGAAAGAGATATAATAGTAGTTGACCCTATGCTTGCTACAGGAGGTTCTGCTGTTGCAGCAATAGATTTACTTAAATCTAAAGGAGCTAAAAGTATAAAATTAGCTAATTTAGTAGCTGCTCCAGAAGGAATACAAGAAGTACAAAAATATCATGATGATGTTGATATATATGTTGCATCAATTGATGAGAAATTAAATGAGCATGGATATATAATTCCTGGTCTTGGTGATGCTGGAGATAGATTATTTGGAACTAAATAA
- the atpE gene encoding ATP synthase F0 subunit C, translating to METAIVAAASAIGAGIAVATGIGAGIGQGVAAGKAAEAVGNQPEAKGDITSTLLLGVAIAESSAIYGLVVSIILLFVNPFFKYLGM from the coding sequence ATGGAAACAGCAATAGTAGCGGCAGCATCAGCAATAGGAGCAGGAATAGCAGTTGCAACAGGTATAGGTGCAGGAATTGGTCAAGGTGTAGCAGCAGGTAAGGCAGCAGAAGCAGTAGGAAACCAACCAGAAGCTAAAGGTGATATAACTTCAACTTTATTACTAGGTGTTGCTATAGCAGAGTCTTCAGCAATATATGGCTTGGTTGTATCAATAATACTTCTATTCGTAAATCCATTCTTCAAATACTTAGGAATGTAG
- a CDS encoding AtpZ/AtpI family protein produces MSKKNTHMEIAKLFSLISQIGLMIVISILGCTFLGKFLDSKLNTSPVLTIIFLLLGVGGAFSGVYKTLIVYTRRK; encoded by the coding sequence ATGAGTAAAAAAAATACACATATGGAAATTGCAAAGCTGTTTAGTTTAATAAGTCAAATAGGATTGATGATTGTAATATCAATATTAGGATGTACTTTCTTAGGCAAATTTTTAGATAGTAAATTAAATACAAGTCCAGTTCTAACAATAATATTTTTACTGTTAGGGGTTGGAGGTGCTTTTAGTGGTGTTTATAAAACTCTAATAGTATATACACGAAGGAAGTGA
- a CDS encoding cytidine/deoxycytidylate deaminase family protein, with protein MRPSWDEYFMEIAEVVKKRSTCIRRQVGAVIVRDKQILTTGYNGSPRNLEHCENIGCKRQELNIPSGERHELCRALHAEQNAIIQAAHNGISVDGATLYVTTRPCVLCAKMCINAGILKIVYEGDYPDDMSTELLKEAGIELIKF; from the coding sequence ATGAGACCATCATGGGATGAATACTTTATGGAGATTGCAGAAGTGGTAAAAAAGCGTTCAACTTGTATTAGGAGACAAGTCGGAGCTGTTATTGTAAGAGATAAACAAATTCTAACAACTGGATATAATGGTTCCCCAAGGAATCTTGAACATTGTGAAAATATTGGGTGTAAAAGACAGGAACTAAATATTCCTTCAGGAGAAAGACATGAACTGTGTAGAGCATTACATGCTGAGCAAAATGCTATAATACAAGCTGCTCATAATGGTATTAGCGTAGATGGAGCAACTTTATATGTTACTACAAGACCTTGTGTTTTGTGTGCAAAAATGTGCATAAATGCAGGAATATTGAAAATTGTTTATGAAGGCGATTATCCAGATGATATGTCTACAGAATTGTTAAAAGAAGCAGGAATAGAACTTATAAAATTCTAG
- the atpA gene encoding F0F1 ATP synthase subunit alpha: MNLKPEEISSIIKKQIKNYENKVELTDTGSVLTVGDGIASVYGLEKAMSGELLEFPGEVYGMALNLEEEVVGAVILGDDSGIKEGDIVKRTGRIVEVPVGEALIGRVVNSLGQPIDGKGPIAYTKTRPVESEAPGIIDRRSVYEPLQTGIKSIDSMIPIGRGQRELIIGDRQTGKTSIVVDTILNQKGKDVICIYVAIGQKRSTIAQLVSSLEKGGALDYTIVVSATASESAPLQYIAPYAGAAMGEEFMYNGKHVLIVYDDLSKQAVAYREMSLLLRRPPGREAYPGDVFYLHSRLLERAAKLSDELGGGSMTALPIIETQAGDVSAYIPTNVISITDGQIYLQPELFYSGVRPAVDPGISVSRVGGSAQIKAMKKVAGTLKLAYSQYRELAAFSQFGSDLDEDTKKRLAQGERIVEILKQGEHQPIKVENQVMIIYAVINNHLEDIPIDNIARFESELYAFVDNNYPEISRKILDGEDFTHDLTDAINEFKEKFVVEV; this comes from the coding sequence ATGAACTTAAAACCTGAAGAAATAAGTTCTATAATTAAAAAGCAAATAAAGAATTATGAGAATAAAGTTGAATTGACAGATACAGGTAGTGTTTTAACAGTTGGGGATGGTATAGCTAGTGTATATGGATTAGAGAAAGCTATGTCTGGTGAGTTACTAGAGTTCCCAGGTGAAGTATATGGTATGGCACTTAACTTAGAAGAAGAAGTAGTTGGAGCTGTTATACTTGGAGATGATAGTGGAATAAAAGAAGGCGATATAGTTAAGAGAACTGGAAGAATAGTTGAAGTTCCAGTTGGAGAAGCCTTAATAGGTAGAGTTGTAAATTCTCTAGGTCAGCCAATAGATGGAAAAGGACCTATAGCTTATACAAAAACTAGACCAGTTGAATCTGAAGCACCTGGTATAATAGATAGAAGATCTGTTTATGAGCCATTGCAAACAGGGATAAAATCAATAGATTCAATGATACCAATTGGTAGAGGTCAGAGAGAGTTAATAATAGGTGACAGACAAACTGGTAAAACATCTATAGTTGTTGACACTATATTAAATCAAAAAGGAAAAGATGTTATCTGTATATATGTAGCAATTGGGCAAAAACGTTCTACTATAGCTCAATTAGTTAGTTCATTAGAAAAAGGTGGAGCTTTAGACTATACAATAGTAGTTTCAGCAACAGCATCTGAATCAGCACCACTTCAATATATAGCACCATACGCTGGAGCAGCTATGGGTGAAGAATTTATGTACAATGGAAAACATGTGCTTATAGTATATGATGATTTAAGTAAACAAGCCGTTGCATATAGAGAAATGTCATTATTACTTAGAAGACCACCAGGACGTGAGGCATATCCTGGAGATGTATTCTACTTACATTCAAGATTACTTGAAAGAGCAGCTAAGTTATCTGATGAATTAGGAGGAGGCTCAATGACTGCCTTACCTATAATAGAAACTCAAGCTGGGGACGTTTCTGCGTATATACCAACAAATGTTATATCTATAACAGATGGTCAAATATACTTACAACCAGAATTATTCTATTCAGGTGTAAGACCAGCAGTTGACCCTGGTATATCAGTATCAAGGGTTGGTGGTTCTGCGCAAATTAAGGCAATGAAAAAAGTTGCAGGTACATTAAAACTTGCATATTCACAATATAGAGAACTTGCAGCATTCTCTCAATTTGGTTCTGATTTAGATGAAGATACTAAAAAGAGACTTGCTCAAGGGGAAAGAATCGTTGAGATATTAAAACAAGGTGAGCATCAACCAATAAAAGTTGAAAATCAAGTTATGATAATATACGCTGTTATAAATAATCATTTGGAAGATATTCCAATAGATAATATAGCTAGATTTGAATCAGAATTGTATGCATTTGTAGATAATAATTATCCAGAAATATCAAGAAAAATATTAGATGGAGAAGACTTCACTCATGATTTAACAGATGCAATAAATGAATTTAAAGAAAAGTTTGTTGTTGAAGTATAA
- the atpF gene encoding F0F1 ATP synthase subunit B, which translates to MEKALVGITWEFVFQIVNTFIIFLLLRKLLFKPVLNIIQSRENDIKNDLAEGEKAKSEGLALKKEYESKINFAKDEGQEIIKQATIRAEKKSDDIISTAKQDALDIKDKASKDIEQEKQKVMNEIKSDISNIALLAASKVIEKDLDKSKHEELIENFIKEVGEAK; encoded by the coding sequence ATGGAGAAAGCACTAGTAGGTATAACATGGGAATTTGTATTCCAAATTGTTAATACTTTTATAATATTTTTACTTCTAAGAAAGCTTTTATTTAAGCCAGTTTTAAATATAATCCAATCAAGAGAAAATGATATTAAAAATGACTTAGCAGAAGGCGAAAAAGCAAAAAGCGAAGGATTGGCTCTAAAAAAAGAATACGAGTCAAAAATCAATTTTGCTAAAGATGAAGGTCAAGAAATCATAAAACAAGCAACTATAAGAGCAGAGAAAAAATCAGACGACATAATAAGTACTGCAAAACAAGATGCTCTTGATATAAAAGATAAAGCAAGCAAAGATATTGAACAAGAAAAACAAAAAGTTATGAATGAAATTAAGAGTGATATATCAAATATAGCACTACTTGCGGCATCTAAAGTTATTGAAAAAGATTTAGATAAATCTAAACATGAAGAATTGATAGAAAACTTTATAAAAGAGGTAGGGGAGGCTAAATGA
- a CDS encoding F0F1 ATP synthase subunit delta yields the protein MINVVANRYAEALFQLGEEENSTDILFKELEKVVDMMTKVSKDFYKVLKSPLVSKSEKKNLVEIIFDKEVSSNIKNFLKVLVDKDRIAFLEDIELAYKDLLNKKNNITDGIAISAIPMSETDIKELEVKLSNKYNKNVTIENVVDKTILGGVLVRIGNEQIDGTVKTRLDKMKEKLSEVIS from the coding sequence ATGATAAACGTAGTAGCAAATAGATATGCCGAAGCCCTATTTCAATTAGGAGAAGAAGAAAATTCAACTGATATATTATTTAAAGAGTTAGAAAAAGTAGTAGATATGATGACTAAAGTTAGCAAAGATTTCTACAAAGTTTTAAAATCACCATTAGTTTCAAAATCAGAAAAGAAAAACTTGGTAGAAATCATTTTTGATAAGGAAGTAAGTTCTAATATAAAAAACTTCTTAAAAGTTTTAGTAGATAAAGACAGAATAGCGTTTTTGGAAGACATAGAGCTAGCTTATAAAGACTTATTAAATAAGAAAAATAATATAACTGATGGTATCGCAATAAGTGCGATTCCAATGAGTGAAACAGATATTAAAGAACTTGAAGTTAAACTTTCAAACAAATACAACAAAAATGTTACTATAGAAAATGTAGTTGACAAGACTATACTAGGGGGAGTTCTAGTTAGAATTGGAAATGAGCAAATAGATGGCACTGTAAAAACTCGTCTAGATAAGATGAAAGAAAAGCTATCTGAAGTAATATCTTAA
- the atpG gene encoding ATP synthase F1 subunit gamma, whose protein sequence is MAGAGIKAIKTRMGSVESTKQITKAMELVASSKLRKAKEKAEDSREYFNTLYDTVKDIAQTTRGVRNEFLKVREVKNKCYIVVAGDRGLAGGYNSNVLKESVSHMEGKKETVITVGKKAHEFFSKRNYNIAKDINSVEACGYEEAIEISQTVIDLYKKGEVDEVYIAYTKFKSALLQEVEVLKLLPLVFGKDTDEHGIVIKEEKQTKSKVQYIPSAEAVLSYIVPQFVSGTIYGGILESFASEQGARRTAMESATDNANEMLSNLELSYNRARQSAVTQEITEIVGGVEALK, encoded by the coding sequence TTGGCAGGAGCTGGAATTAAAGCGATTAAAACACGTATGGGTAGTGTTGAAAGTACAAAACAAATAACTAAAGCAATGGAACTCGTTGCATCTTCTAAGCTTAGAAAAGCAAAAGAAAAGGCTGAAGATTCAAGAGAATACTTTAATACTTTGTACGATACAGTAAAAGATATTGCCCAAACAACGCGTGGAGTTAGAAATGAATTTTTAAAAGTAAGAGAAGTAAAAAATAAATGTTATATAGTAGTAGCTGGAGATAGAGGTCTTGCAGGTGGATACAATTCCAATGTATTAAAGGAATCTGTATCCCACATGGAAGGAAAAAAAGAAACAGTTATCACAGTAGGAAAAAAGGCTCACGAGTTTTTTTCTAAGAGAAACTACAATATAGCAAAAGATATAAATAGTGTTGAAGCTTGTGGATATGAAGAAGCGATAGAAATTTCACAAACTGTTATTGACCTGTATAAAAAAGGTGAAGTAGATGAAGTTTATATAGCTTATACAAAATTTAAATCAGCTTTATTACAAGAAGTTGAAGTTTTAAAATTGCTTCCATTGGTGTTTGGAAAAGATACAGATGAACATGGTATTGTAATAAAAGAAGAAAAACAAACTAAATCGAAAGTACAATATATACCATCAGCAGAAGCAGTCCTAAGTTATATTGTGCCTCAGTTTGTATCAGGTACAATATATGGTGGGATTTTAGAATCTTTTGCATCAGAGCAAGGAGCTAGAAGAACTGCGATGGAATCAGCCACAGATAATGCGAATGAAATGCTATCTAATTTAGAGTTAAGTTATAACAGAGCAAGACAGTCAGCTGTAACTCAAGAAATAACAGAGATAGTTGGTGGAGTTGAAGCTCTAAAATAG